The Streptomyces camelliae genome window below encodes:
- a CDS encoding right-handed parallel beta-helix repeat-containing protein has product MAQGTVQVTHTGTSRWRRRTGEYASLAAALEAAADGDVLTIAPGTYRENLVVQRAVTLRGPNGSPGSVRIAPVDGVPLTVRASAVVQDLHVEGQDAAAPALLVEEGTPELTDLRIVTRSAAGIEVRGGARPTVRRCTVDNPAGIGIAVLDRGGGVFEECEVVAAGQAGVAVQGGAHPRLERCRVHHASGTGLTATGENSALEAVGCEIYEVRGSGVQVTQRATAHLTDCDVHRTTADGVTMDTDAVLTLADCHIHDIPENAVDLRSRSVLTLTRTTVRQFGRNGLSVWDPGTRVDANQCEIFDSTGDYPAVWVSDGATAVLDSCRVHDVPDALFVLDRGSRADVVDSDLSQVRNTAVSVSDGATAQLDDCRIREAATGAWFRDHGSGGTLNNCTLDGTQTGVIVTKGADPTIERCTVESPAEAGFYVSAGGRGSFLNCRVSGSGGYGFHVIDGCRATLRKCRTERCARGGYEFADNGPDAGSGTGPVVEDCTSDESGGLRPAAVRETAVETVTPSPGLLGSIPGQRSTEQEPLVAAAEPEKPVRTSKDVLGELDALVGLESVKREVRALTDMIEVGRRRQQAGLKAASVKRHLVFTGSPGTGKTTVARLYGEILASLGVLEKGHLVEVSRVDLVGEHIGSTAIRTQEAFQRAHGGVLFIDEAYALSPEDAGRDFGKEAIDTLVKLMEDHRDAVVVIVAGYTAEMERFLSVNPGVASRFSRTITFGDYGPDELLRIVEQQADEHEYRLAEGASEALLKYFTAIPKGPAFGNGRTARQTFEAMVERHASRVAQLADPSTDDLTLLYAQDLPELP; this is encoded by the coding sequence ATGGCACAGGGCACGGTCCAGGTGACGCACACCGGTACGTCGCGGTGGCGGCGCCGCACAGGCGAGTACGCCTCGCTCGCCGCCGCCCTGGAGGCCGCCGCCGACGGCGACGTCCTCACCATCGCCCCGGGCACCTACCGGGAGAACCTCGTCGTCCAGCGGGCGGTGACGCTCCGCGGCCCCAACGGCTCCCCCGGCTCGGTGCGCATCGCCCCGGTGGACGGGGTGCCGCTGACCGTGCGGGCTTCGGCCGTGGTGCAGGACCTGCACGTGGAGGGCCAGGACGCGGCGGCCCCGGCGCTCCTGGTCGAGGAGGGCACGCCCGAGCTGACGGATCTGCGGATCGTCACCCGGTCCGCCGCCGGCATCGAGGTGCGCGGCGGCGCCCGCCCGACCGTGCGCCGCTGCACGGTGGACAATCCCGCGGGCATCGGCATCGCCGTGCTCGACCGCGGCGGCGGGGTGTTCGAGGAATGCGAGGTCGTCGCGGCCGGACAGGCGGGCGTGGCCGTCCAGGGCGGCGCCCATCCGCGGCTGGAGCGCTGCCGCGTGCATCACGCCTCCGGTACCGGGCTCACCGCGACCGGGGAGAACTCCGCGCTGGAGGCGGTCGGTTGCGAGATCTACGAGGTCCGCGGCTCCGGTGTGCAGGTGACCCAGCGTGCGACGGCCCATCTGACCGACTGCGATGTGCACCGCACGACCGCCGACGGCGTCACGATGGACACGGACGCGGTGCTCACGCTCGCCGACTGCCACATCCACGACATCCCGGAGAACGCGGTCGACCTGCGCTCTCGCTCGGTGCTGACGCTGACCCGCACGACGGTCCGTCAGTTCGGCCGCAACGGCCTGTCGGTATGGGACCCCGGCACGCGCGTGGACGCCAACCAGTGCGAGATCTTCGACAGCACCGGTGACTATCCGGCGGTGTGGGTGAGCGACGGCGCCACCGCCGTGCTCGACTCCTGCCGGGTGCACGATGTGCCGGACGCGTTGTTCGTGCTGGACCGCGGTTCGCGCGCGGACGTCGTGGACAGCGATCTGTCCCAGGTGCGCAACACGGCGGTGTCGGTGAGCGACGGGGCGACCGCGCAGCTCGACGACTGCCGGATCCGGGAGGCGGCGACCGGCGCGTGGTTCCGCGACCACGGCAGCGGCGGCACACTGAACAACTGCACCCTGGACGGCACCCAGACCGGCGTGATCGTCACCAAGGGCGCCGACCCGACCATCGAGCGCTGCACGGTCGAGTCCCCTGCCGAGGCCGGCTTCTACGTCTCCGCGGGCGGCCGCGGCAGCTTCCTGAACTGCCGGGTGAGCGGTAGCGGTGGCTACGGCTTCCATGTGATCGACGGCTGCCGGGCGACCCTGCGCAAGTGCCGTACGGAGCGTTGCGCGCGCGGCGGTTACGAGTTCGCCGACAACGGCCCGGACGCAGGTTCCGGTACGGGCCCGGTCGTGGAGGACTGCACCAGCGACGAGAGCGGAGGCCTGCGGCCGGCTGCAGTACGCGAGACCGCAGTGGAGACGGTGACGCCCTCCCCCGGGCTGCTCGGCTCGATCCCCGGGCAGCGCAGCACGGAGCAGGAGCCGCTGGTCGCCGCCGCGGAGCCCGAGAAGCCGGTGCGGACGTCGAAGGACGTGCTCGGGGAACTGGACGCGCTGGTGGGCCTGGAGAGCGTCAAGCGCGAGGTGCGGGCGCTGACCGACATGATCGAGGTGGGCCGGCGCCGGCAGCAGGCGGGTCTGAAGGCAGCCTCGGTCAAGCGGCACCTGGTCTTCACCGGCTCCCCCGGCACCGGCAAGACGACGGTGGCCCGGCTCTACGGCGAGATCCTCGCCTCGCTCGGGGTACTGGAGAAAGGCCACCTGGTCGAGGTCTCCCGGGTCGACCTGGTCGGCGAGCACATCGGCTCCACGGCCATCCGCACCCAGGAGGCCTTCCAACGGGCGCACGGCGGGGTGCTGTTCATCGACGAGGCGTACGCGCTGTCCCCGGAGGACGCCGGACGGGACTTCGGCAAGGAGGCCATCGACACCCTGGTGAAGCTGATGGAGGACCACCGGGACGCGGTGGTGGTGATCGTCGCCGGGTACACGGCGGAGATGGAGCGCTTCCTGTCCGTCAACCCCGGTGTCGCCTCCCGCTTCTCGCGCACCATCACCTTCGGCGACTACGGCCCCGACGAGCTGCTGCGGATCGTGGAGCAGCAGGCCGACGAGCACGAGTACCGGCTGGCGGAGGGCGCGTCCGAGGCGCTGCTGAAGTACTTCACGGCGATCCCGAAGGGCCCGGCCTTCGGCAACGGCCGCACGGCCCGGCAGACCTTCGAGGCGATGGT
- a CDS encoding Rv1733c family protein codes for MRAIRGLWRWRRNPLRRTTDLAEAWVALVALVLITVAAPVTGCLVGAVAQDSLQRAVREQQHTRHLVAATVVRDLGEAPLDTDPDATTVREPRHRVLADWTAPDGSRQHGAALADLKSPHTGDHFSLWTDPQGRITTRPLDSPTATTHAVLAGFGTALLIGGLVEGVRRLTVWRMVRRRYARWDQAWDRAGPDWGKAGTGS; via the coding sequence ATGCGTGCCATCAGGGGGCTGTGGCGCTGGCGGCGCAATCCGCTGCGCCGGACGACCGATCTGGCCGAGGCCTGGGTGGCGCTCGTGGCACTGGTGCTGATCACCGTGGCCGCACCCGTGACGGGCTGTCTGGTCGGCGCCGTCGCACAGGACTCGCTGCAGCGGGCCGTACGCGAGCAGCAGCACACACGCCATCTCGTCGCGGCCACGGTGGTGCGTGATCTGGGCGAGGCTCCGCTGGACACCGACCCCGACGCCACCACGGTGCGCGAGCCCCGCCACCGCGTCCTCGCGGACTGGACCGCGCCGGACGGCTCCCGGCAGCACGGTGCGGCGCTGGCGGACCTCAAGTCCCCGCACACAGGCGACCACTTCAGCCTCTGGACGGACCCGCAGGGCCGAATAACGACTCGCCCGCTGGACTCCCCCACCGCGACGACGCACGCGGTGCTGGCCGGGTTCGGCACGGCCCTGCTGATCGGCGGCCTGGTCGAGGGCGTCCGGCGGCTGACCGTGTGGCGCATGGTCCGGCGGCGGTACGCCCGCTGGGACCAGGCCTGGGACCGGGCGGGTCCGGACTGGGGCAAGGCGGGCACCGGCAGCTGA
- a CDS encoding glycosyltransferase, translating into MWITVVSLAAWCWLLLCQGFFWRTDVRLPPRREPDAWPSVCVVVPARDEAAVLPASLPSLLAQDYPGRAEVFLVDDGSTDGTGELAHELSRRHGGLPLTVGSPGEPPAGWTGKLWAVRHGIGLARARDPEYLLLTDADIAHAPDSLRELVAAAGAGGFDVVSQMARLRVESLWERLVVPAFVYFFAQLYPFRWIGRRGSRTAAAAGGCVLLRADMAERARVPDAIRHAVIDDVALARAVKGAGGQVWLGLAERVESVRPYPRLHDLWRMVSRSAYAQLRHNPLLLLGTVAGLALVYLVPPAALVVGAAGGDAATAVFGAVAWAVMAGTYVPMLRYYGQPLWLAPLLPFTAFLYLLMTVDSAVQHYRGRGAAWKGRTYARPGAVPDEG; encoded by the coding sequence ATGTGGATCACCGTCGTCTCGCTGGCCGCCTGGTGCTGGCTGCTGCTGTGCCAGGGCTTCTTCTGGCGCACGGACGTCCGGCTGCCGCCGCGCCGGGAACCGGACGCGTGGCCGTCCGTGTGTGTCGTCGTACCGGCCCGGGACGAGGCGGCCGTCCTGCCCGCGAGCCTGCCGTCGCTGCTGGCGCAGGACTATCCGGGGCGGGCGGAGGTGTTCCTGGTGGACGACGGGAGCACGGACGGCACCGGTGAGCTCGCCCATGAGCTGTCCCGGCGGCACGGCGGTCTGCCGCTGACCGTGGGCTCGCCCGGTGAGCCGCCGGCGGGCTGGACGGGCAAGCTGTGGGCGGTGCGGCACGGTATCGGTCTGGCACGCGCGCGTGATCCCGAGTATCTGCTGCTGACGGACGCGGACATCGCGCACGCCCCGGACAGCCTGCGCGAGCTGGTCGCGGCGGCCGGTGCCGGGGGCTTCGACGTCGTGTCGCAGATGGCGCGGCTGCGGGTGGAGAGCCTGTGGGAGCGGCTGGTGGTCCCGGCGTTCGTCTACTTCTTCGCGCAGCTGTATCCCTTCCGGTGGATCGGCCGCAGGGGATCGCGTACGGCCGCGGCGGCGGGCGGCTGTGTCCTGCTGCGCGCGGACATGGCCGAGCGGGCGCGCGTCCCGGACGCGATCCGGCACGCCGTCATCGACGACGTGGCGCTCGCGCGCGCGGTGAAGGGCGCCGGCGGACAGGTGTGGCTGGGGCTGGCCGAGCGGGTGGAAAGCGTGCGGCCCTATCCGCGGCTGCACGACCTGTGGCGGATGGTCTCGCGCAGCGCCTACGCGCAGCTGCGGCACAACCCGCTGCTGCTCCTCGGCACGGTCGCCGGACTCGCCCTGGTGTATCTGGTGCCGCCCGCCGCGCTGGTCGTGGGAGCGGCCGGCGGGGATGCGGCGACGGCGGTGTTCGGCGCGGTGGCGTGGGCGGTGATGGCGGGCACGTACGTGCCGATGCTGCGCTACTACGGCCAGCCGCTGTGGCTCGCCCCGCTGCTGCCGTTCACCGCGTTCCTCTATCTGCTGATGACGGTCGACTCGGCGGTACAGCACTACCGGGGCCGCGGGGCCGCATGGAAGGGCCGTACGTACGCGCGTCCCGGTGCCGTGCCCGACGAGGGCTGA
- a CDS encoding DUF6643 family protein has translation MTSPRSTYGGGYYSASFPDTPIYDSLVAERGTPQIAPIRVPAAYDTGGNLPALPSALPALPAAPSPQVPSYGYPQTAQPAPLQQAPTAYIPQQASAPRGYPGPQAPQQQRPMGTGYEAMRPAAPRPTPAPYQDPYNNQQYRGY, from the coding sequence ATGACCTCCCCCCGCTCCACTTATGGTGGCGGCTACTACTCCGCCTCCTTCCCGGACACCCCGATCTACGACTCGCTCGTCGCCGAGCGAGGCACCCCGCAGATCGCCCCGATCCGGGTCCCCGCCGCCTACGACACGGGCGGCAACCTGCCGGCCCTGCCGTCGGCCCTGCCCGCCCTCCCGGCGGCGCCCTCCCCGCAGGTCCCCTCCTACGGATACCCGCAGACGGCGCAGCCCGCACCGCTGCAGCAGGCCCCCACGGCGTACATCCCGCAGCAGGCGAGCGCCCCACGCGGTTATCCCGGCCCGCAGGCCCCGCAGCAGCAGCGCCCGATGGGCACGGGGTACGAGGCCATGCGCCCGGCCGCGCCGCGGCCCACACCGGCTCCCTACCAGGACCCGTACAACAACCAGCAGTACCGCGGCTACTGA
- a CDS encoding MOSC domain-containing protein, producing the protein MEHAEVQSIHVHPVKAFRGFAALEAVVEPWGLAGDRRWTLIDDGGKVVTQREQPRLALAAAELLPGGGVRLSAPGRAALSVPVPEPARTVPISVFGTKVEAVPATAAAHAWCSAYLEADVRLVHMDDPATRRPVDPAYALPGETVSFADGYPLLATTAASLAALNSLMAEGTHAHEGPLPMNRFRPNLVVAGTEPWAEDHWTRLSVGEVVFRVAKPSGRCVVTTTDQDTAVRGREPLLTLARHRRVGSKLVFGQNLVPLTRGTIRVGDPVRVLE; encoded by the coding sequence ATGGAACACGCCGAAGTGCAGTCGATCCACGTCCATCCGGTCAAGGCGTTCCGGGGATTCGCGGCCCTGGAAGCCGTGGTGGAGCCCTGGGGCCTGGCCGGTGACCGGCGCTGGACACTGATCGACGACGGGGGAAAGGTCGTCACACAGCGCGAGCAGCCACGCCTCGCACTGGCCGCCGCCGAGCTGCTGCCCGGCGGCGGAGTGCGGCTGTCCGCGCCCGGTCGCGCGGCGTTGAGCGTGCCGGTGCCCGAGCCGGCCCGGACCGTGCCGATCAGTGTCTTCGGCACGAAGGTGGAGGCGGTCCCGGCCACAGCGGCCGCGCACGCCTGGTGCAGCGCCTATCTGGAGGCGGACGTCCGCCTGGTCCACATGGACGACCCGGCCACCCGGCGCCCGGTCGACCCCGCGTACGCCCTGCCCGGCGAGACGGTGAGCTTCGCCGACGGCTACCCCCTGCTGGCCACCACGGCCGCCTCCCTGGCCGCCCTCAATTCCCTGATGGCAGAGGGCACTCACGCCCACGAGGGCCCGCTGCCGATGAACCGCTTCCGGCCCAACCTCGTCGTCGCGGGCACCGAGCCGTGGGCCGAGGACCACTGGACGCGGCTCTCCGTCGGCGAGGTGGTCTTCCGCGTCGCGAAGCCGAGCGGACGCTGTGTCGTCACCACAACCGACCAGGACACCGCCGTGCGCGGCCGTGAGCCGCTGCTCACCCTCGCGCGGCACCGCAGAGTCGGCTCGAAGCTGGTCTTCGGCCAGAACCTGGTGCCGCTCACGCGCGGCACCATCAGGGTCGGGGACCCGGTCCGGGTGCTGGAGTGA
- a CDS encoding TerD family protein: MSMSKGSNAPVPATALRVELGWRSGPGVPDADASALLLAAGKVRSDGDFVFYNQPAHPSGAVRHEGKRTAGGHVTDILCVDLARVEGAIERIVLAASADGGTFAQVPGLYIEVTDAMTGSVVVRFDSPGATSETAFVLGEFYRRQGGWKFRAVAQGYSSGLEGLATDFGITVDQPQHAAPTAAPAPTAPPAAMPPAPATPPPPPPVPPAAAPRMPPAQPVRLSKVTLTKAVPSVSLAKQGGTSGALRVNLNWQTRKRLSGWGGRWGGQGDLDLDLCALYELTDGRKGVVQALGNAFGSLHRPPYIHLDGDDRTGAVAAGENLTVNLDHRQDFRRILVFVTIYEGASSFADLHATVTLQPQHGAPIDFSLDECTVPSTVCALALITNTGGDLLVQREARYLVPERGVSPQRTVDRAYGWGMNWTPGRK, encoded by the coding sequence ATGTCAATGTCGAAGGGATCGAACGCGCCGGTGCCGGCCACGGCCCTGCGTGTCGAATTGGGCTGGCGCTCCGGTCCCGGTGTGCCCGACGCGGACGCCTCGGCGCTGCTGCTCGCCGCGGGAAAGGTCCGCTCCGACGGAGACTTCGTCTTCTACAACCAGCCCGCCCACCCCTCCGGCGCGGTACGCCACGAGGGCAAGCGCACGGCCGGCGGACACGTCACCGACATCCTCTGCGTCGACCTCGCGCGCGTGGAGGGCGCGATCGAGCGCATCGTCCTCGCCGCCTCGGCCGACGGCGGGACGTTCGCGCAGGTCCCCGGCCTCTACATCGAGGTGACCGACGCCATGACCGGCTCCGTCGTCGTCCGATTCGACAGCCCCGGCGCGACCTCCGAGACGGCCTTCGTGCTCGGTGAGTTCTACCGCCGCCAGGGCGGCTGGAAGTTCCGCGCCGTCGCCCAGGGCTACAGCAGCGGACTCGAAGGCCTGGCAACGGACTTCGGGATCACCGTCGACCAGCCCCAGCACGCCGCACCGACCGCCGCCCCGGCCCCAACGGCGCCCCCGGCAGCCATGCCGCCGGCGCCCGCCACGCCTCCGCCGCCACCTCCGGTCCCTCCGGCCGCCGCCCCGCGGATGCCCCCGGCCCAGCCGGTCCGCCTGTCCAAGGTCACCCTCACCAAGGCCGTACCCTCCGTCTCGCTGGCCAAGCAGGGCGGAACCTCCGGCGCCCTGCGCGTGAACCTCAACTGGCAGACGCGCAAACGGCTTTCGGGCTGGGGCGGTCGCTGGGGAGGGCAGGGGGACCTCGACCTCGACCTGTGCGCGCTGTACGAACTCACCGACGGCCGCAAAGGTGTCGTCCAGGCCCTCGGGAACGCCTTCGGATCGCTGCACCGGCCGCCGTACATCCATCTCGACGGCGACGACCGCACCGGAGCCGTGGCCGCCGGCGAGAACCTCACTGTCAACCTCGACCACCGGCAGGACTTCCGGCGCATCCTCGTCTTCGTCACGATCTACGAAGGCGCCAGCTCGTTCGCCGACCTGCACGCCACCGTCACCCTCCAGCCGCAGCACGGCGCCCCGATCGACTTCTCGCTCGACGAGTGCACGGTCCCCTCGACGGTGTGCGCGCTCGCGCTGATCACGAACACCGGCGGCGATCTCCTCGTGCAGCGCGAGGCGCGCTATCTGGTGCCGGAGCGCGGGGTGAGCCCGCAGCGGACCGTGGACCGCGCCTACGGCTGGGGCATGAACTGGACGCCCGGCCGCAAGTGA
- a CDS encoding glutamate racemase, whose protein sequence is MKIALMDSGIGLLPAAAAVRRLRPDADLVLSWDPDGMPWGPRTPEDITQRAIAVAEAAAAHAPEVLIVACNTASVHSLPAMRARFEPDLPIIGTVPAIKPAAAGGGHVAIWATPATTGSAYQRGLIEEFAAGVAVTEVACPGLADAVHHADEAAIEAAIASAAARTPEDVTTVVLGCTNYELVAERIRAAVQRPDRPPLVLHGTAGAVAAQALRRIGVEPAPDAVADSTLTVLLSGREATLPDTALTYEEGRFLRTVSPVR, encoded by the coding sequence GTGAAGATCGCGCTCATGGACTCCGGAATCGGCCTGCTCCCCGCCGCCGCCGCGGTACGCCGGCTGCGGCCCGACGCGGATCTCGTGCTCTCGTGGGATCCCGACGGGATGCCCTGGGGGCCGCGCACCCCGGAGGACATCACGCAGCGGGCGATCGCCGTGGCCGAGGCCGCCGCCGCCCACGCCCCCGAGGTTCTGATCGTCGCCTGCAACACCGCGTCCGTGCACTCCCTGCCCGCGATGCGGGCCCGCTTCGAACCGGACCTGCCGATCATCGGAACCGTTCCGGCGATCAAGCCGGCCGCGGCGGGTGGCGGCCACGTCGCCATCTGGGCGACCCCCGCCACCACCGGGAGCGCCTACCAGCGGGGCCTGATCGAGGAGTTCGCCGCCGGTGTCGCCGTCACCGAGGTGGCCTGCCCCGGCCTCGCGGACGCGGTGCACCACGCCGACGAGGCCGCCATCGAGGCCGCGATCGCCTCCGCCGCCGCCCGTACCCCCGAGGACGTGACCACCGTCGTCCTCGGCTGCACCAACTACGAGCTGGTCGCCGAGCGGATCCGCGCGGCCGTCCAGCGGCCGGACCGCCCGCCGCTCGTCCTGCACGGCACCGCCGGGGCGGTCGCCGCCCAGGCCCTGCGCCGGATCGGGGTGGAGCCGGCTCCGGACGCCGTCGCCGACAGCACCCTCACGGTGCTGCTCAGCGGCCGCGAGGCCACGCTCCCGGACACCGCCCTGACCTACGAGGAAGGCCGTTTCCTGCGGACCGTCAGCCCCGTCCGCTGA